DNA sequence from the Euwallacea fornicatus isolate EFF26 chromosome 15, ASM4011564v1, whole genome shotgun sequence genome:
gaaaagttgaaaaatgcaCCTACTGATGGACGGTAAATATATGAAACTCATTCCATTTTATTGTGATCGCTAATAGGCTTTACAATACAGCGACAGAATAAAATATGCTACATTATTGTTCTAGTTTTAACATTAGTATTTAGTTTATGAGATGTTTGGAACAATTatggtattatttattaatttttatcttgTTAATgttgtcaataattttttaaaatttaaccttAAACAGAACAAAAAACTGCTTTTTCATTCGTCATCATTTGCGTCGCTTTTCTTTATCATTTGAATAAGGTTTCAACAAAAGGATATAGTGTGTACATAAAgtatgaaataatttcattttctcggTCTGGAATTAAATGGACTTTCGTTTAAAATACCACATATTTTAACTAGACAATATTAGCGGTGACATCATTATAGTTCCAGATATGACGTCTGCTAAATTCATTTGAAGGCAATacttgtttttaataattttatgtgaaaaggCGCATTTATTTACGTACAGGACATACGACTTTTTATAATGTTAGATAGTaagttctttaataaattctcaaaaatatatttttctttactgCTAACGATAAAAGATAGACATCCACTGAACCGTTCAGGGTagtcttttttaaattgtttggtaaatttattattattttgttatatattattaaGCTTTCAGGCTTGTTAGTTTTGGTTTGACTTCCTGAaggtttaatttcaaataaaagttatattaCAACAATTGTAAcacaaagaaataaaattcttatgATAATTGGCTATGGTGATAAGTGCAAATACAACAGGAGgtgtgtattttatttaacaacaaatatCTTGATTGACGGAATGTGggcaaaaatatgtttatgtgaatttacaaaataaattgttatgtAACCTAATAAAGAAAAGTTATGTCGTGTGCGTAAAAATGTATGAGCGTTCATATAAAGTTGTCCGAAACAGGAGTtgccgttaaaaaaaattaacgctGACGTTATATTTGGAACAATGATGACATTAGAGCTAATATTATCCCACcaaaatatgtgaaattttataataatcgACGTGTTCGAGCATTTTAATTCCAGATTGAGAAAATGAATTGATTCCATGTTTTATGCATCCACTATATAATAAgtaaaacacaatttttggCCAGTTTGTGTGCAATATTTAGTATTTTCCTCCGTCAAAAGTTCAAATAATCCTCTACAGTTTAACTTACATCTTCATAATTATACAAATGTACGAATATAAGGCCttgaatatctaaaaatatactAAACATCAATATGAAAGTTGcctaaatttacttaaaaatcacCTGAAAGAGTGCTGTAATTTTAACTTCTGCGATCGGGCCAATAGTCATTTTCAGCGGCTTTTGGGCTCTCATACAAATCATCTGCAGAACCCTCAAAGTGCCTAAGGGATATGTGTCCCAGTCGCCAACAAATATACTTGAAGCGATATTGGTGCTCTAGGAACGTTATATTAAAAGATGCACTGATTGATAAATAAactgtaaataatatttacctcTATCATGATCATATGAGCCGCCTGATAAGTTAGAAACAGTTGTGTGCTCAGTGTTATGAAGTAAGAAAATACCGTGATTTGCAATAGCACTGAGAGCTATAAGAGAATAggtcagaaaaaaaattgcagtaaaagaatatttattactttgaACATCTGGTAAGCAACCAGGGAGAGCTGAAATGACGATATAACAAAATTGAGCAGAGTGAAGAAGCTGATGATATCATTCAATCTCTTTACGAAGCTGAAACGTTTACTGCATTGACAAAcaattcaaacttaaaaaacacaCTGTATACCTGATCACCTTATGATGTTCCTGCACAATTTCccttaacaaaacaaaatagcTTTGCTCTTCTgataatttataattgaatttatatcTTTGAGAGTACTCTGACAAGTTAATTAAGACAATTTGCAGTATTTGCAGTCGGGTTCTTATGAAGTTTAGAATGTTTATGTAGAAGGCCCCGCAATGCACTATATAGGAATACCCGATTCTTTAAACCAAATCATTAATTCTTGTACAGTaaagattactcaaaattcTTACAAACAACCTAGAAATTGAATCAGATATGCTGGCAAGTAGTATCTATCGGGATCAAATGGGAACCAACTggaaactataaaataatgcttttGTAAACCAGTTTCATTGTTGTAACCCATGGGAGTTAAAGCGTTGCTAACCAAAGGGCTGATAAAGTAAAGTGAGATACCGCAGGTGCCCATAATGCTGTAGAAAAGCACAATTTTCCTGCTGTACGCCGCATTATGCAAGTGCATTTTTATGAACTTGTCATCTTtgctttcgaaaattttggcTTCACTTTCCTCTATTTCCTTAAGGAGGCATTTGAACGCCTTTGACTTGAACAAGAGCACCTAAAGGAAaggatttttaattggaatttaCGATGATTTGTCTCTTCTTACTTTGTAGGCATTACTGAGATATTCAATAACAATGCCCATAGTGGACGCTGTGATCACATAATTATCACCCCAAGTAGAAAAGGCCAATATAAGGCCACTAGTGATAAACAACAAGTAATAACTGAAAGTCACCAAAAAGTAAAATTCATAGAGCTTCTCTTTTAAATCtccatttctttttattggcCATATTCCCAATAGTAACATTGTAATTTTGACAAACCGCATATGGTAATCTTTTCGATTTGCATAGTGGGGAATAAGGGCGACAATAGGGGCTTTATTAGAGTTTACCATAGTTCACCACTATGTCACTTACTGAGACAGCAAAAACATACATTTGTAGTAATATTTTGTCCgattaaataataaaggaaTATGTTTTGAAGCTTTGTGATTAGTTGAACAAAGGTCTTACACCGTCCTAGTATTTATCTTCAGTATTAAGCCATGCCCGGGACATTAAATCctaatgaaaagtaattgCGCTTGTatcgtttttcattaaattaaatattaaatattaaggaTCTCTTTAATTTGTAGTCAATTAGGAAGGTATTTTAATTCATGGTGAAGAAGTAACGGTCGTGTTAGCGGAGAAAAAAAACGCAGTACCTGTATACCTAACTTATCAATCACAaatcattcaaaattattgatgATTAAGCATGTGGGGAATTACTGGTTTTTACTTGCAATTGATACAACAATTTTGATACTACTCAGCCCTCTACGttagttaattaaatattaaaatttttcataacttaCTTTTAGATGGCGTCacaataaaaatcataaatactttttggaaaaattgcttATTTACAGTTATGCTGTATAGATGGTGCCACATTCAGACATATTCAACGAAATGGTGAAAGCGCATTATTTCGTGGcccaaaatttaattctgtgTGACTGACTGCACAATGGAAGGAAATAGTTCATTCGACTCAGGCTGCTACCACCTTGTAGCTTATTTACACTATTCGTGGCTAACTAGCTTTGGGTGTAATCCCACGTTCCCTCATGAAAAGGGggcgaaatttattataaaaagttcCAGATCGAAATATACAACGATCCCAGAATAAAAAGTAATAGATTCACTTGACTCTGTTATTTAATAGAAGGAAATTATGCCAAAGATGCAGGCGCGAATAGTTTAAGTTTGTTGTATACCCTCGAGGGTGTTGTTGTATTGCTTTCTTTAAAGTTGTGTAGAAATATACTATCTATTTATAAcgttttaacaaataatacaTTATTGCTAGTTTAATTAGCGCAAATGACAGGCACAACGGCAGTGAAGCGGTAACAAGACTATGGGACAACGGTCCCGATAGTATATACTAATTAGTAGGATTCGAAGAGTtcttccaaaaattaaaatgcatgACATTTgcgaacaaaaaataaaaattatcgttAAATTCTTAACGTTGAAACGATTTTCTACATATTTTACTTGTCAacagtttaaatttcataacttttttatttctttttcatctatacgaataaaaagaaacagtGTTTGATTTGGTCCAAGAGAGTACGTTCAATTAATTGACATACTGTCTAATCAAACATACGtttttgacattgacattgGCGTCAAATCAGTTTGATAGGACGAAGGGGAGAACAAAAAGGGAAAAGCGACAAGAATTAATTTGAGTGCAGAAGGAAGAAAAATCaggtaattaattatataagtACTTCGTTTGTGCTTGCTATTAATCCGTCTTCAATTCTAGATCTCACTGTTTTCTGTACTAgtccttgaaaaatttattcctGTGATGCAAGTGTCAGTAGTTTAGATTAGTCAGATCTATCAGCTGAGTGAAATCCTGTAAAAAGCGATTTTCACGGTCAAAGAAGAGGATTTTTCCTGAATCTAACCAGTTCTCACTAAAATCCGCCAAACTGGATCGCATACCTGATTATCTACGTGATACCATGGATTGGTTCATAGGGTAAGTTAGTTCAAGATCAGAATTTATCATTGTGTTAACAATGGGTTTATGTCTGACTCAATAAGATCTCTATTTGAGGTAAAATAGCTTCATCAAGCTTTTCCACTATGAAAGTTTTAGGGGGTATAATTGGCTATGTTTATTGAATTAATTCCAATGAAAGCTTTCAATAAAACACATCAAGTGACACCTTGCTTTAGTTTAATCTCTAAACTCAATATTGGCCCTGTTTGTTAAAATCCAATTAGGCCTTACAATGAAACGTAATTTCCTCTGGAAGAATCTTAGAATTTAAGCCAAAATTGTACCAGTTTATTGGAAAATCTGATCCAATTAACCCATACACTATGCATTTCAATAACAACCAGCCTTGTTAATTTTATGAGGCTTCTCCTTTGGCCTTTAattaacttcaattttatCTGACAAGTCCGACCTACACTCTCACAAGGCAGGTCCAGCAATTAGAGCAATGTGGCTTACTAaagtgataaataataaatcagaGATTGATAATTCTAAAGTGCTTGTTTTGGATGAATACTCACTTACTGCTTGTTTCtgcaggtaaaaaaaaattatgtactaTTTGCGGAAGTACTCTTCTGTCAGCTGAAACAAtcagttcaatttttttaacttacatCACTTTATTTGTCCATATTAACAGAAAGACTAGACGCAAAGAGAAAGAAGGGGCAGAGTCTTCCTCTAATGACACTAAGTTATACCTTGAAAGTAAAGTGTTGGAAAGAAAGTTGCCTGAAATGGACATGAAGATTCTAGTAGATCTCCCAGGTGGTTTGGACTACAATGAATGGCTCGCTTCTCACAGTAAGTTAAATTATGTTTCAAGCATTTGaagtcaatttttgtattgtAGCAATGGCTCTATTTGACCATGTAAACTTAGTTTATGGAGCAGTTAGTGAATTTTGTACAGCAACAACTTGTCCTGACATGACAGGGCCCGGGCAGAGGTATTTTCAGTTGTATAAAGTAATCCATTATATATAATCCTGAGCTTTTAGAACGTACTTATGGTTTGATGAAAAAGGGAAGAAAACCAAAGTTGCAGCTCCGCAATATATTGACTATGTTATGACCTTTATACAAAAAACTATAAGCGAtgagaatatttttcctaCAAAATATGGTtagtttattgaaatttttcccaaaataacatacgaattttttatgtttccagCTAATGAATTTCCTGTGTCTTTCGAAtcaattataagaaaaattgtacgaCTGTTGTATCATGTGGTGGCGCATCTTTACGCCACTCATTTCAGGGAGGTGGTGTTGCTGGGACTTCACACGCATCTTAACCAAACGTTCACACATCTCATGGCTTTGCACCATCGATTTTCACTTATCGATCCCAAAGAAACAGATATCTTAGAAGACTTAGAGGTAAGTGTGCGTGACCTTggttgtattaaaaaattggtgCGTTGGGTCTGGGGTCAAGTATGGATGGCAGATAAGGGATAACGGAATGTTTGCTGGTTTTCTCACTTAGTGGGAGGATTAGATTGGATTGCCTTATTGTGCGATCTCGACTTTTATACGAGCCTTCTCGTTGCCTTTGTGTACGCATTTCGTCTCGGAAATATGAAAATCGAAAGATGGAAGCACACTCAATGGTCcagtcaatttatttttaatgctaACATACGTTTCTCAATGATATCATAATTTTATGGACTACCATACTTCTTTAGGTGGCACTGGGGCTAAATCAAGATTCGTCTGAAGCGGCgaataataacgaaaaaaagGAAGTCGCCGAGAAAAGTGAGGAGAGTAGAACCCAACCCATGGAAGATACTTGTAAGTTGATTTGATAGATATTTCGTAGTGGCAGATGTTGTGCAACAGTTGGATGTTGGTGCCTGAATTGATCTGCTTTTTCGGTACATGTAAGTCCTGACactaattagaatttttagtttgtttagtttaattaattttgcgaATGAATGCAGGAGCAAATAACTATAGTGTGCATGTTAGTTGTTAACAGTGAAAGAAAAGTTTTCACTTTGCATACTGATCCtatgattttgtttttaggTGGCGACAATAAATCCTAGCTAAATgtgtaaattaagaaaaataaaaatcaagttGTAACGTTAATTTTATGTGATTTAAGTGAGAAACCTAACTACAGTTAATTTATGTTGTAGATAGCGGATGTGATTGTAGAAGACACGATAGTgactgaattatttttctagtgcaacgttatttatttttattacctattttttttttaaccaaaaaaagcTTTGTGTTACGTTGTTTTAAAACTTCATCCCCGTCACCTCTACATTTTCAGTGTTAAATACGCTTCAAAACAGTTGATTTCTTTGTTTTCAGCCACAGAGAGTGATGTTGAAAATAGATCTTGCAAGTAGGTTGTATGCCGGTTGATGAGTAACCGTAGTACTTAAAGCGTTGTAAATAATGTTATTCCTAAAAAATCTTTACTTTAAGGGGGAGGTCAAATGTAACCAAGTGATATGTGTTCGATAACACGAACGgttttataaatgaaaaacaagcCTTATCTGAGGGTTTTATCTATGCATGGCTTTGCTTTATAGACTCCTATAGTTctttcaacaataaaataattgttttaggCTTGAACCGCCAATTGCACCGCCTTATCTTAGTTTGGCTTGCTTAGACAACAGTGTCAAAATTGTCAAGTAAAGCCCGGTTTAGATCGCAAGTGCATAACGGTGCAAATGGTGGCGAGTTCAATCTCCACGTTGTGACTGAAA
Encoded proteins:
- the LOC136343727 gene encoding odorant receptor 67c-like isoform X1 produces the protein MVNSNKAPIVALIPHYANRKDYHMRFVKITMLLLGIWPIKRNGDLKEKLYEFYFLVTFSYYLLFITSGLILAFSTWGDNYVITASTMGIVIEYLSNAYKVLLFKSKAFKCLLKEIEESEAKIFESKDDKFIKMHLHNAAYSRKIVLFYSIMGTCGISLYFISPLVSNALTPMGYNNETGLQKHYFIVSSWFPFDPDRYYLPAYLIQFLGCLIGYSYIVHCGAFYINILNFIRTRLQILQIVLINLSEYSQRYKFNYKLSEEQSYFVLLREIVQEHHKVISFVKRLNDIISFFTLLNFVISSFQLSLVAYQMFKLSVLLQITVFSYFITLSTQLFLTYQAAHMIMIESTNIASSIFVGDWDTYPLGTLRVLQMICMRAQKPLKMTIGPIAEVKITALFQIFKALYSYICIIMKM
- the Mob2 gene encoding MOB kinase activator-like 2 — encoded protein: MDWFIGKTRRKEKEGAESSSNDTKLYLESKVLERKLPEMDMKILVDLPGGLDYNEWLASHTMALFDHVNLVYGAVSEFCTATTCPDMTGPGQRTYLWFDEKGKKTKVAAPQYIDYVMTFIQKTISDENIFPTKYANEFPVSFESIIRKIVRLLYHVVAHLYATHFREVVLLGLHTHLNQTFTHLMALHHRFSLIDPKETDILEDLEVALGLNQDSSEAANNNEKKEVAEKSEESRTQPMEDTCGDNKS
- the LOC136343727 gene encoding odorant receptor 10-like isoform X2 is translated as MGIVIEYLSNAYKVLLFKSKAFKCLLKEIEESEAKIFESKDDKFIKMHLHNAAYSRKIVLFYSIMGTCGISLYFISPLVSNALTPMGYNNETGLQKHYFIVSSWFPFDPDRYYLPAYLIQFLGCLIGYSYIVHCGAFYINILNFIRTRLQILQIVLINLSEYSQRYKFNYKLSEEQSYFVLLREIVQEHHKVISFVKRLNDIISFFTLLNFVISSFQLSLVAYQMFKLSVLLQITVFSYFITLSTQLFLTYQAAHMIMIESTNIASSIFVGDWDTYPLGTLRVLQMICMRAQKPLKMTIGPIAEVKITALFQIFKALYSYICIIMKM